One window from the genome of Polynucleobacter sp. MWH-Svant-W18 encodes:
- the recA gene encoding recombinase RecA, which translates to MALDDKRKSASSEFEGMSGDKQKALTAALAQIEKQFGKGSIMRLGDAEISQDIQVVSSGSLGLDIALGVGGLARGRVIEIYGPESSGKTTLTLHAIAEMQKLGGTCAFIDAEHALDVQYASRLGVDVNNLLISQPDTGEQALEIADALVRSGSIDLIVIDSVAALVPKAEIEGDMGDSLPGLQARLMSQALRKLTGAIKRTNTTVIFINQIRMKIGVMFGSPETTTGGNALKFYASMRLDIRRIGSIKKGDEVVGNETRVKVVKNKVSPPFREAIFDIMYGAGISREGEIIDMGVEADIVEKSGSWYSYNGDRIGQGKDNVRDFLKENPAIAKDIEAKIREKLGVKTGSAVVTDVLSEEEEVE; encoded by the coding sequence ATGGCCTTGGATGACAAACGAAAATCAGCCTCTTCTGAATTTGAAGGAATGAGCGGAGATAAGCAAAAGGCGCTAACAGCAGCCTTGGCACAAATTGAGAAGCAATTTGGCAAAGGCTCAATCATGAGATTGGGCGACGCTGAAATTAGCCAAGATATTCAGGTGGTATCAAGCGGTTCCCTGGGTCTAGATATTGCCCTTGGAGTCGGCGGTCTTGCACGTGGTCGTGTGATTGAAATTTATGGCCCAGAGTCATCCGGTAAAACAACATTAACTTTGCATGCGATTGCAGAAATGCAAAAACTTGGTGGAACCTGCGCCTTTATCGATGCAGAGCACGCATTGGATGTGCAGTACGCTTCACGTCTCGGTGTCGATGTAAATAATTTATTAATCTCTCAACCTGACACTGGTGAGCAGGCCTTAGAAATTGCAGACGCTTTAGTGCGTTCAGGCTCGATTGATTTGATCGTGATTGACTCAGTTGCTGCTTTAGTTCCAAAGGCTGAGATCGAGGGTGATATGGGCGATTCATTGCCAGGCCTGCAAGCACGTTTGATGAGTCAAGCTTTGCGCAAATTGACTGGCGCTATCAAGCGCACCAATACAACAGTGATATTTATTAACCAAATTCGTATGAAGATTGGTGTGATGTTTGGCTCTCCAGAAACCACTACTGGTGGCAATGCACTCAAGTTCTACGCTTCTATGCGTTTGGATATTCGTCGCATTGGTAGCATCAAAAAAGGCGATGAAGTGGTTGGCAATGAAACGCGAGTGAAGGTTGTTAAAAACAAGGTTTCACCACCATTCCGTGAAGCAATTTTTGACATCATGTATGGCGCTGGCATTTCTAGGGAAGGTGAAATTATTGATATGGGCGTAGAAGCCGATATCGTTGAGAAATCTGGCTCCTGGTATAGCTATAACGGCGACCGTATCGGTCAGGGCAAAGACAATGTGCGCGATTTCTTGAAAGAAAATCCAGCGATTGCCAAAGATATTGAAGCCAAGATTCGGGAAAAGTTAGGCGTTAAAACTGGCTCTGCAGTAGTCACTGATGTCCTGAGCGAAGAAGAGGAAGTCGAGTAA
- a CDS encoding SRPBCC family protein, with amino-acid sequence MKWIFSATLFLCCLQAFAQESGNPFDVQTTVNAIDGRFQIHASYLVPINLCNAFAFLSDYEDAKNIPGITESKVISRSGNRVRVQRVVEEQILFIPIEIQSVIEYTETPNRQLNFEQISGDTKYYKGTWKLFPDKGKTIFRYESLVEPNSMIPNVVIEYFMKHSIRSRFEVMAERASQRKFPGNLVCD; translated from the coding sequence ATGAAATGGATTTTTTCCGCAACGCTGTTTCTATGTTGTCTGCAAGCATTTGCTCAAGAATCTGGCAATCCTTTTGATGTACAAACTACCGTTAATGCAATTGATGGCCGCTTTCAAATTCATGCCAGCTATCTTGTGCCGATCAATCTGTGCAATGCCTTTGCATTTCTAAGTGACTATGAGGATGCTAAAAATATTCCGGGTATCACAGAGTCAAAAGTGATTTCAAGGTCGGGCAATAGAGTGCGGGTACAGCGAGTGGTTGAGGAGCAAATCTTGTTTATCCCGATTGAAATTCAGTCGGTGATTGAATACACGGAGACCCCAAATCGACAATTGAATTTTGAGCAAATTAGTGGAGATACAAAGTATTACAAGGGTACTTGGAAGTTGTTCCCAGACAAAGGTAAAACAATTTTTAGGTATGAGTCTCTGGTGGAGCCAAATTCGATGATTCCAAATGTGGTGATTGAATACTTCATGAAACATAGCATTCGCAGTCGGTTCGAAGTAATGGCTGAGCGTGCATCCCAAAGGAAGTTTCCCGGAAACTTGGTCTGCGATTAG
- a CDS encoding polymer-forming cytoskeletal protein, with the protein MFSKKKENEDVHDSEETSIEHLEVEETSVRHSEAVHLKPSIISEGFEFIGEIRSKGSITVDGKLKGTVSVQSLTIGSTGSVDGNVSADNINVKGQLSGQMECRDLVIGGRAVVEGSLSYSNLAIQRGGIIKGDLKRK; encoded by the coding sequence ATGTTCAGCAAAAAGAAAGAGAATGAGGATGTCCACGATAGCGAGGAAACGTCCATAGAACACCTAGAGGTCGAGGAGACCTCAGTACGGCACTCGGAAGCAGTTCACCTTAAACCTTCCATCATCAGTGAAGGGTTTGAATTTATTGGTGAAATTAGATCTAAGGGCTCCATCACCGTTGACGGAAAACTCAAGGGAACTGTTTCAGTTCAATCGTTAACTATTGGAAGCACTGGTAGTGTTGATGGCAATGTCTCTGCTGACAATATCAACGTTAAGGGTCAGCTTTCGGGGCAGATGGAATGCAGGGATCTAGTAATTGGGGGTAGAGCAGTTGTTGAGGGCTCACTCTCCTACTCCAACTTAGCCATTCAGCGTGGTGGGATCATCAAGGGCGATCTCAAGCGTAAATAG
- a CDS encoding trimeric intracellular cation channel family protein, translating to MEEINFWIGVIATMAFAVTGVLAIADRGVDLFGVLVLGLITAIGGGTIRDIILEAPIFWSENQIYVWLALGAGALTFFAESFFTQPQIYRWMLYIDGFGAALFAIQGANKAWIMNFGLPVAPVILGVITAIGGGLLRDVLAGRKTLLMSHELYAIPVTLGCCAYVLILNFIPQYALEGSVICMFCIFSLRAAAIYWDLHVPKMFITKTR from the coding sequence ATGGAAGAGATTAATTTCTGGATTGGCGTGATAGCAACCATGGCATTTGCTGTGACAGGCGTTCTAGCAATTGCTGATCGTGGGGTCGACCTTTTTGGGGTGTTGGTGCTAGGGCTAATTACCGCAATTGGTGGGGGTACGATTCGAGACATTATTTTAGAGGCCCCCATCTTTTGGTCAGAAAACCAAATCTACGTTTGGCTAGCTTTGGGTGCAGGCGCACTTACCTTTTTTGCTGAATCTTTTTTTACTCAGCCACAAATTTATCGTTGGATGTTGTATATCGATGGCTTTGGCGCAGCGCTGTTTGCTATTCAAGGAGCCAATAAGGCCTGGATCATGAACTTTGGTTTGCCTGTTGCACCCGTGATCTTGGGCGTAATTACCGCAATTGGCGGAGGCTTATTGCGAGATGTGTTGGCTGGACGCAAAACGCTCTTGATGTCACATGAACTCTATGCAATTCCGGTGACCTTGGGTTGTTGCGCTTACGTACTGATTTTGAACTTTATTCCGCAATATGCACTAGAGGGTTCTGTGATTTGTATGTTCTGTATTTTTAGCTTACGTGCAGCAGCGATTTATTGGGATCTCCATGTTCCCAAAATGTTTATTACTAAAACGCGTTAA
- a CDS encoding polymer-forming cytoskeletal protein, which produces MFDKRKKISLKPTSEHFETLVGKTSEIFGRMVIAHSLRIDGKVVGNIESDPDARVTVAIGEGAVVIGDITAYRVMVAGKVEGNIYAKERADFYETAVVRGDVTYGTIGIEHGSQIIGLIIQGAQINPAIDANAVIREAQKQR; this is translated from the coding sequence ATGTTTGATAAGCGCAAGAAAATTTCCCTAAAGCCAACAAGCGAGCATTTCGAGACCCTGGTTGGAAAAACGTCAGAAATTTTTGGTCGAATGGTAATTGCCCATAGTTTGCGGATTGATGGAAAAGTTGTCGGCAATATTGAGAGCGATCCAGATGCCAGGGTCACGGTAGCTATTGGTGAGGGCGCAGTTGTAATTGGCGACATTACTGCATATCGGGTTATGGTAGCTGGCAAAGTTGAGGGAAATATTTACGCAAAAGAACGCGCTGACTTTTATGAAACTGCGGTAGTCAGAGGCGACGTAACTTATGGAACCATTGGTATTGAACACGGTTCCCAAATTATTGGGCTCATCATTCAAGGGGCTCAAATAAATCCGGCGATTGATGCAAATGCAGTAATACGTGAGGCACAGAAGCAGCGTTAA
- a CDS encoding M23 family metallopeptidase has product MQIIWVSGPVGHIRKINLTYRHLLIGSCSLILALILVGASLQYFGFRMAIEYDPQLAKQLGNLHSPVEIENLNAIYKLKLLELNDRILANNQKLNQLETLNKKLEQLATPSALKSFSPKQNSLGGKFIPLNLASEANNSRPLELFSNISTLVHLQDQYAEALIHQNANFLKWIESKPTGMPIQNIFSISSEYGPRIDPFNRRESFHSGLDFQSPIGTPITVTANGRVLKANWDANYGRLLIIDHGDGYLSRYAHTQEIYVREGDDVRRNQVVASVGTSGRSTGPHLHYEIVKNGEVINPKGMLIGLTDR; this is encoded by the coding sequence ATGCAAATCATCTGGGTATCCGGCCCTGTTGGGCACATCCGTAAGATCAATCTGACGTACCGCCATTTGTTGATTGGCTCTTGCTCGCTGATCCTAGCATTAATTCTAGTAGGGGCAAGTCTGCAGTATTTTGGATTTCGCATGGCAATTGAATACGACCCCCAATTGGCCAAGCAACTCGGCAATTTACATTCGCCTGTGGAAATAGAAAATCTCAACGCAATCTACAAATTGAAGTTATTGGAATTAAACGATCGCATTCTTGCAAACAATCAAAAACTGAATCAACTAGAGACCCTTAATAAGAAGCTTGAGCAACTTGCCACCCCATCCGCCCTTAAAAGTTTTAGTCCGAAACAAAACTCCCTTGGGGGTAAATTTATTCCCTTGAATTTAGCTAGCGAAGCCAATAATTCTCGACCACTAGAATTGTTTTCAAACATATCGACCCTAGTGCATTTGCAAGATCAGTATGCTGAGGCTTTGATTCATCAAAACGCTAATTTCTTAAAATGGATCGAATCCAAACCCACGGGAATGCCGATTCAGAATATATTCAGTATTTCTAGTGAATATGGTCCCCGCATAGACCCCTTTAACCGAAGGGAAAGCTTTCATTCTGGCTTAGATTTTCAATCCCCCATTGGCACACCCATTACAGTCACAGCAAATGGCCGCGTGCTCAAAGCTAACTGGGATGCAAATTATGGCCGGCTTTTAATCATTGATCATGGTGATGGTTATCTTTCAAGGTACGCCCATACTCAGGAAATTTATGTTCGCGAGGGGGATGACGTCAGACGTAATCAGGTTGTTGCTTCCGTAGGTACAAGCGGAAGATCAACTGGACCTCACTTGCATTATGAGATTGTCAAAAATGGTGAGGTCATCAATCCTAAGGGGATGCTAATCGGCTTGACTGATCGCTAA
- a CDS encoding ParA family protein, whose protein sequence is MTPIKILITNQKGGVGKSTISANLAAFFALKQGIKTAFVDFDKQSSSSNWLKKASNFGIEICQAHLQNQNNSGLVLLEAKAALRGCTKAAELVIADLTWTHSLPSEFMLEFDMIIIPSSISRVEMASSEIFALEYLQRNLAVARKKQQIMVMVPSRIEPSQDTLGMFPFVSGNDNCFISPPVLKVSDIDQYYCGSFLCQAEDEGVAKNFCEFGSFIYEKYCSIARLSKLIQSGASISSRSYMQGQVMVPGAIKNSAPISALPSTPLKNERFGRKVVDLFIPQFLRAKNSVEKNEGS, encoded by the coding sequence GTGACCCCGATTAAAATATTAATTACGAACCAAAAAGGTGGCGTTGGTAAAAGCACGATTTCTGCAAATCTAGCAGCTTTTTTTGCGTTGAAGCAAGGAATCAAAACGGCATTTGTCGATTTTGATAAACAGTCCTCTTCATCTAATTGGTTAAAAAAGGCATCAAATTTTGGTATTGAGATTTGTCAAGCGCACCTCCAAAACCAAAATAATTCTGGCTTAGTCTTGCTTGAGGCCAAGGCGGCATTAAGAGGCTGCACAAAAGCTGCAGAGCTTGTCATTGCCGACTTGACTTGGACGCATAGCTTACCCTCCGAGTTTATGCTGGAATTCGACATGATTATTATTCCAAGCTCAATCAGCCGAGTAGAAATGGCTAGCTCTGAAATTTTTGCCCTGGAGTACCTTCAAAGAAATCTTGCAGTTGCCCGAAAAAAACAGCAGATCATGGTTATGGTGCCGAGCAGAATTGAACCTAGTCAAGATACTCTAGGCATGTTTCCCTTTGTATCTGGAAACGATAATTGTTTTATTAGCCCACCAGTACTAAAAGTAAGCGATATTGATCAATATTATTGCGGCAGCTTTCTTTGTCAGGCGGAAGATGAGGGCGTTGCGAAGAATTTTTGCGAATTTGGGAGCTTTATCTATGAAAAGTATTGCTCGATAGCGAGATTGAGCAAACTTATCCAAAGTGGCGCTAGTATTTCCTCTAGAAGTTACATGCAAGGCCAAGTAATGGTACCTGGCGCAATTAAAAATTCAGCGCCCATATCGGCGCTGCCATCAACCCCATTGAAAAATGAGAGATTTGGGCGAAAAGTAGTTGACCTATTTATCCCTCAATTTTTGCGGGCAAAAAACTCTGTTGAGAAGAACGAAGGATCGTAA
- a CDS encoding DUF2878 domain-containing protein, with protein MAKFWNFVLFQAGWFACVLGAANHQVLWAVLASLTYIAFHIWRSPSPKTEISLLIKALILGVAADTLIMYLGYINFGDAWPAPYLSPLWMWTLWVLVGTTINGSLSWLRDRPTLAAVLGGICGPLSYEAGIRLGAGEWGPGGQLPGFILLGLIWAMAMPLFFYWDRTPLERGLLANP; from the coding sequence ATGGCTAAATTTTGGAACTTTGTACTCTTTCAGGCTGGTTGGTTTGCCTGTGTATTAGGAGCAGCCAACCATCAAGTGCTGTGGGCTGTTCTGGCCTCTTTGACCTATATTGCCTTTCATATCTGGCGTTCACCTTCTCCAAAAACAGAAATTAGCCTTCTCATCAAGGCCCTCATCCTCGGAGTCGCTGCTGATACCCTGATCATGTATTTGGGCTATATCAATTTTGGGGATGCTTGGCCTGCCCCCTATTTATCGCCCTTGTGGATGTGGACTCTTTGGGTGTTAGTGGGAACCACCATTAATGGGTCTTTGTCTTGGTTGCGTGACAGACCGACTTTAGCGGCTGTTTTAGGGGGTATTTGCGGCCCATTGTCTTACGAAGCAGGGATTCGACTGGGAGCTGGGGAGTGGGGTCCTGGAGGTCAATTACCCGGTTTTATCCTACTTGGGCTGATTTGGGCAATGGCTATGCCCCTCTTTTTCTATTGGGACCGCACCCCTTTAGAGCGTGGCTTATTAGCAAATCCGTAA
- a CDS encoding transporter substrate-binding domain-containing protein, whose product MLFLGGRSKSDSKGSKILEAAISPTIPPFTFEENGQVVGVDMEIFKGFCETRGYTYKIKAYDFEGMLGAVASGQADVAFSGISITPKRLQVMEFSNPYTQNGWDLVSLTKRNIRITNLSQLKNYSIGFPAGAVFMAYIKNDWEPKGIYSASQVKLYPSMSEALTDLNNGNLDLVFVDSSMLLTYINKMKMPLTSSYAVPYEDKLGFAFVKSSPIRDDFNKYLAELGPEKIQAMEEKWSK is encoded by the coding sequence ATGCTTTTTTTAGGGGGCCGCTCTAAATCCGATAGCAAGGGATCGAAAATCTTGGAAGCGGCAATCTCACCAACCATTCCACCATTTACATTTGAAGAAAATGGCCAAGTCGTTGGAGTCGATATGGAAATCTTTAAAGGATTTTGTGAGACCCGTGGTTACACCTACAAAATAAAAGCATATGACTTTGAAGGCATGCTTGGTGCGGTCGCTAGCGGTCAAGCAGACGTAGCGTTTTCTGGAATTTCCATCACCCCTAAGCGCTTACAAGTAATGGAATTTTCCAATCCCTACACTCAAAATGGCTGGGATTTGGTAAGCCTGACAAAACGGAATATTCGGATTACCAATCTATCGCAACTTAAAAATTATTCCATTGGCTTTCCGGCGGGCGCAGTCTTTATGGCTTATATCAAAAATGATTGGGAGCCCAAGGGCATTTATTCTGCAAGCCAAGTCAAGCTTTATCCTTCAATGAGTGAAGCGTTAACCGATCTTAACAACGGCAATCTCGATCTTGTTTTTGTCGATAGCTCAATGCTGCTGACCTATATTAATAAGATGAAAATGCCTCTCACGAGCAGCTACGCAGTCCCCTATGAAGATAAATTGGGTTTTGCTTTTGTTAAGAGCTCTCCTATTCGGGATGATTTCAATAAATATCTTGCAGAACTAGGCCCAGAGAAAATTCAAGCTATGGAAGAAAAATGGAGTAAGTAA
- a CDS encoding polymer-forming cytoskeletal protein, with amino-acid sequence MAENNQNGCLIVGEGVKLSGTFNVPDIASISGTIEGELTAREIIVGATGVLKGKISAEVVDLRGEIHENLHSKKSLFIRATGKISGSIQYAEIEIEKGGDLQGTLIKIDANVNSSSQS; translated from the coding sequence ATGGCAGAAAATAATCAAAATGGATGTTTAATCGTTGGCGAAGGTGTAAAGCTTTCGGGTACATTCAACGTTCCCGATATTGCCTCTATTTCTGGCACTATTGAAGGTGAGCTGACAGCACGAGAAATTATTGTTGGCGCGACTGGTGTACTTAAAGGAAAAATCTCTGCGGAAGTTGTTGACCTACGCGGCGAAATTCATGAGAACCTACATTCCAAAAAATCGCTTTTCATACGCGCAACTGGTAAAATTAGTGGATCAATTCAATACGCTGAAATTGAAATTGAAAAGGGCGGAGATTTGCAAGGCACCCTAATAAAAATAGACGCTAACGTTAATTCCTCTTCACAGTCATAA
- a CDS encoding polymer-forming cytoskeletal protein: MMFKKTKKKALGKSIQDFESILGASIRVDGNLIIAKSVRIDGNLYGNILQEEGSEATIAIAPSACIFGDIRAEHIIVAGSVKGNIFSSGKIELLAHAHIEGDITYGNIGIEIGANVTGKLLQISVAGVADEAELLLSQMKQKIPS, translated from the coding sequence ATGATGTTTAAAAAAACCAAGAAAAAAGCTTTAGGTAAATCAATTCAAGATTTTGAATCGATACTGGGGGCCAGCATTCGGGTTGACGGTAATCTCATCATTGCAAAGAGCGTGAGGATTGATGGCAACTTATACGGCAACATTTTGCAAGAAGAGGGCTCTGAGGCGACTATCGCTATCGCGCCAAGCGCTTGCATATTCGGAGATATCCGCGCTGAACACATTATCGTGGCGGGCTCAGTGAAGGGTAATATCTTTTCATCCGGAAAAATTGAGTTGCTTGCTCATGCTCATATTGAGGGTGACATCACCTACGGCAATATAGGTATTGAGATTGGCGCCAATGTAACCGGTAAGCTGTTACAAATTTCAGTGGCAGGCGTGGCTGATGAGGCTGAGCTCCTTCTGTCTCAAATGAAACAAAAAATTCCAAGCTAA
- a CDS encoding MOSC domain-containing protein gives MKLLSISAGKVVSLFGDHHPNYQSVASAIHKKSISNLQNPTSVEIGVLGVKGDEQADLSAHGGIEKAIYAYPAEHYAFWNQLLTRETKKLTALEYGAIGENFTIEGLLETEVFVGDILQIGELEFGVVKLREPCFKFNATVGYKGAVKAMLQSGFSGWYLRVLKTGILTAGAQIKLIPGPRELSIAQQNRNLLQSRNQQNLWE, from the coding sequence ATGAAACTACTCTCCATATCTGCAGGCAAAGTTGTATCGCTTTTTGGCGACCATCACCCCAACTACCAATCTGTTGCTTCAGCGATTCATAAGAAGAGTATTAGTAACCTACAAAATCCTACCTCAGTCGAGATTGGCGTATTAGGTGTAAAGGGTGATGAACAAGCAGACCTCAGTGCTCATGGCGGGATTGAAAAAGCGATCTACGCTTATCCGGCTGAGCACTACGCATTTTGGAATCAACTCTTGACTCGTGAAACAAAGAAGTTGACCGCTCTAGAGTACGGAGCGATAGGCGAAAATTTCACGATTGAGGGCTTGCTAGAAACTGAGGTATTTGTGGGGGACATACTCCAAATTGGAGAGCTCGAATTTGGAGTAGTCAAACTTCGTGAGCCCTGCTTTAAATTCAATGCCACAGTCGGTTATAAAGGCGCCGTCAAAGCGATGTTGCAATCCGGCTTTAGCGGCTGGTATCTACGCGTCTTAAAAACGGGAATATTGACTGCTGGCGCACAAATCAAGCTCATCCCCGGACCAAGAGAGCTTTCCATTGCCCAGCAAAATCGCAATCTACTCCAAAGCCGTAATCAACAAAATTTGTGGGAATAA
- the recX gene encoding recombination regulator RecX — protein sequence MSELGSKERVKQSPSLKARALRLLSLREYSRKGLAAKLAESEARWAKLWAEQVDQTPESMQSKIEAVLDDFEGRGWLSDERFAEALVRRRSERYGMRKIQGELERAGIGAAQSSKLLQSLKETEYQRAYELWLRKYGIKAQDQKERARQYRFLASKGFSSEVVGKIIGGQQPD from the coding sequence ATGTCTGAATTAGGCAGCAAAGAAAGAGTCAAGCAAAGCCCGAGTCTCAAAGCTCGGGCTTTGCGCCTTTTATCCCTCCGCGAATACAGTCGTAAAGGATTAGCAGCAAAGCTTGCAGAATCTGAGGCGAGATGGGCAAAGCTCTGGGCTGAGCAAGTGGATCAAACCCCCGAGTCTATGCAATCAAAGATTGAAGCTGTTTTGGATGATTTTGAGGGGCGCGGTTGGCTTTCAGACGAGCGATTTGCTGAAGCGCTGGTACGTAGGCGCAGCGAGCGCTACGGAATGCGAAAAATTCAAGGTGAGTTAGAGCGAGCTGGCATTGGGGCGGCTCAGTCAAGCAAGCTGCTACAGTCACTCAAGGAGACTGAATACCAACGGGCTTATGAACTGTGGCTCCGCAAATATGGGATAAAAGCACAGGATCAGAAAGAGCGTGCCAGGCAATATCGCTTCTTAGCTTCGAAGGGTTTTAGCTCGGAAGTGGTCGGCAAAATCATTGGCGGTCAGCAGCCTGATTAG
- a CDS encoding MFS transporter, whose amino-acid sequence MSTSTKAAPMTAEERKVIFASSLGTVFEWYDFYLYGSLAAVIAKQFFSGLDAGSAFIFALLAFAAGFIVRPFGALVFGRLGDLIGRKYTFLVTILLMGGATFIVGILPNYATIGVAAPVILIALRMLQGLALGGEYGGAATYVAEHAPHGKRGAYTAWIQTTATLGLFLSLLVILFTREFTGPDFEVWGWRVPFIVSIALLAVSVWIRLSMNESPAFKKMKEEGKLSKSPLGESFGQWKNLKIVILALFGLVAGQAVVWYTGQFYALFYLTQVLKVDAKTANLLIAASLVIGTPFFVVFGSLSDRIGRKVIIMTGLLLAVITYIPNTPVSVFNALTHFANPALEKAMATAPATITADPAECTFQFNPTGTAKFTSSCDIAKQVMASNSASYTTIPAPAGTVAVVKIGDVEIPGYSSKGLDPAEAKAKDAEFKKAIREALNKEGYPAKADPAQINYVAVLLLLVYLVLLVTMVYGPIAAMLVEMFPTRIRYTSMSLPYHIGNGWFGGLLPTISFALVAQNGNIYYGLWYPIIIAAMTLVIGTLFVKETKDVDIYARD is encoded by the coding sequence ATGTCAACATCAACTAAAGCAGCCCCAATGACCGCCGAAGAACGCAAAGTCATTTTTGCATCCTCATTGGGCACGGTTTTTGAGTGGTACGACTTTTATCTTTACGGTTCTTTGGCTGCCGTTATTGCCAAGCAGTTCTTCTCAGGCTTAGATGCTGGCTCAGCCTTCATTTTTGCTTTGTTGGCGTTTGCTGCTGGTTTCATCGTGCGTCCATTCGGTGCATTGGTGTTTGGCCGCTTGGGAGATTTGATCGGGCGTAAATATACCTTCTTGGTCACCATCCTCTTGATGGGTGGCGCAACCTTCATTGTGGGTATCCTTCCTAACTATGCAACTATTGGTGTTGCTGCTCCAGTGATCTTGATTGCATTGCGTATGCTTCAAGGTTTGGCTTTGGGCGGTGAGTATGGTGGTGCTGCCACTTATGTTGCAGAACATGCCCCTCATGGCAAGCGTGGTGCCTACACAGCTTGGATTCAGACAACTGCAACTCTTGGTTTGTTCCTCTCCTTGCTCGTGATTTTGTTCACACGTGAATTTACTGGCCCAGACTTTGAAGTTTGGGGCTGGCGTGTTCCTTTCATCGTTTCTATCGCATTGCTGGCTGTATCTGTATGGATTCGTTTGTCCATGAATGAATCACCAGCCTTCAAGAAGATGAAAGAAGAAGGCAAACTATCAAAGTCACCTTTGGGCGAGTCATTCGGTCAATGGAAGAACTTGAAGATTGTGATCTTGGCATTGTTTGGCCTGGTTGCAGGTCAGGCAGTGGTTTGGTACACAGGTCAGTTCTATGCTTTGTTCTACCTCACCCAAGTGTTGAAGGTGGATGCTAAGACTGCAAACTTATTGATTGCTGCTTCATTGGTCATCGGTACACCATTCTTCGTGGTATTCGGTAGCTTGTCAGATAGGATTGGTCGTAAGGTCATCATCATGACTGGTTTGTTATTGGCTGTAATTACTTACATTCCTAACACACCAGTTTCAGTGTTTAATGCCTTGACCCACTTTGCTAACCCAGCGTTAGAAAAAGCAATGGCTACTGCACCAGCAACCATTACTGCTGATCCAGCAGAATGTACTTTCCAGTTCAACCCAACGGGTACAGCGAAATTCACAAGTTCTTGCGATATTGCAAAACAAGTGATGGCCTCTAACTCTGCTAGCTATACAACTATTCCAGCGCCAGCAGGAACTGTTGCTGTAGTGAAAATCGGTGATGTAGAAATCCCTGGCTATTCTTCTAAGGGTCTTGACCCTGCTGAAGCTAAAGCAAAGGATGCTGAGTTCAAGAAAGCAATTCGTGAAGCTTTGAACAAAGAAGGTTATCCAGCTAAAGCTGATCCAGCACAAATTAACTATGTTGCTGTATTGCTCTTGTTGGTTTACTTAGTGCTTTTGGTAACCATGGTTTATGGTCCAATCGCTGCGATGTTGGTGGAAATGTTCCCAACCCGCATTCGCTATACCTCTATGTCCTTGCCATACCACATTGGTAACGGTTGGTTCGGTGGCTTGTTGCCAACGATCTCCTTTGCCTTGGTAGCGCAAAACGGTAACATTTACTACGGTCTCTGGTACCCAATCATCATCGCTGCGATGACATTGGTAATCGGTACACTGTTTGTTAAAGAAACCAAAGACGTAGATATCTACGCACGTGACTAA
- a CDS encoding Brp/Blh family beta-carotene 15,15'-dioxygenase encodes MHSLRHILRTKAYADMPFMKLGLISLAPMMGVVFIAVLAWFYLPELPDYERLLRFVFVGLAALTVPHMLLIDRVRYQS; translated from the coding sequence ATGCACAGCTTAAGACATATTTTGCGTACCAAAGCCTATGCGGATATGCCTTTCATGAAATTGGGGCTGATATCCTTGGCTCCGATGATGGGAGTAGTTTTCATTGCAGTATTGGCCTGGTTTTATCTTCCAGAGTTACCTGACTATGAGCGATTGCTAAGATTCGTATTTGTTGGTTTAGCAGCTTTGACAGTGCCACATATGCTACTGATTGATCGCGTTCGTTATCAATCCTAG